In one Silene latifolia isolate original U9 population chromosome 10, ASM4854445v1, whole genome shotgun sequence genomic region, the following are encoded:
- the LOC141607689 gene encoding uncharacterized protein LOC141607689 has protein sequence MICEPIIKKFKVGEHEMWDDECQASFDRIKEVLSAPPVLSPPIAGFPLSLYLTVTDTAMGGMLAETVEKEERAIYYISKKFLEYEAKYTTLEKTCLALVWTTKKLRHYMLCYSNVEMDSHVTEFDLKYVPLKAMKGRVVADFLADNPIEEDSVTDMWSFLDENVVHVKDEVWDLYFDGESSSMGYGVGILLISPKGEHVPVSIKLYFLATNNVAEYEACLLGLRSAISLNIKKLLVHGDSSLVVNQVTGSWKIKSDSLAPYQAKIEELEKYFEEIHYVHLPREENQFADTLSKLAALVNIPDHIDSIPLCVKRRSAPSYINEINGTEEDEIEP, from the exons ATGATATGTGAACCGATCATTAAGAAATTTAAAGTCGGAGAACACGAGATGTGGGATGACGAATGTCAAGCCTCATTTGATAGGATCAAAGAAGTTCTGTCTGCTCCACCTGTGCTTAGTCCACCCATAGCCGGATTTCCACTATCCTTGTATCTAACAGTAACAGATACCGCGATGGGAGGAATGTTGGCCGAAACTGtggaaaaagaagaaagggcAATTTACTACATCAGTAAAAAGTTCTTAGAATATGAAGCTAAGTACACCACGTTAGAAAAAACATGCCTAGCCCTAGTCTGGACAACAAAGAAGCTGAGACACTATATGTTGTGTTATAGT AATGTCGAGATGGACTCTCATGTTACTGAATTCGATCTTAAGTACGTACCCTTGAAAGCAATGAAAGGAAGGGTTGTCGCTGACTTCCTCGCTGACAATCCAATAGAGGAAGACAGTGTTACGGACATGTGGTCTTTCCTAGATGAAAACGTGGTTCATGTCAAAGACGAAGTATGGGATCTTTATTTCGATGGAGAATCGAGTAGCATGGGATATGGGGTCGGAATCCTCCTCATTTCACCAAAGGGAGAACATGTACCTGTATCCATCAAGTTATATTTCCTCGCCACCAACAATGTTGCTGAGTACGAAGCATGCCTACTGGGTTTGCGCAGTGCTATCAGTCTAAATATAAAGAAGTTACTGGTACATGGTGACTCATCTTTAGTCGTTAACCAAGTAACAGGGTCGTGGAAAATCAAAAGTGATAGTCTGGCACCTTACCAGGCTAAGATAGAGGAATTGGAAAAATATTTCGAGGAAATACACTATGTCCATTTACccagagaagagaatcaatttgccgACACTCTGTCTAAGTTGGCAGCCTTGGTTAACATCCCAGATCATATAGACAGCATACCACTATGTGTCAAACGAAGATCGGCACCATCATACATAAATGAGATTAATGGCACTGAGGAAGATGAGATCGAACCTTAG
- the LOC141607690 gene encoding uncharacterized protein LOC141607690 has translation MTSPWPFSTWGIDIIGKVNPSRSGGHCFILVAIDYFTKWVEAKSYKVLKAKQVAQFIQNEIICRYGTPHELISDNRTHFQAETEITFALWGYRTSIRTATGATLYYLVYGMEAVQPIELEGQLYQKRIERAFNKKVKPRKIKEGDLVLKSVRALLLVDPRGKFKANWAGPYLAKKILTGGAVRLTDLDGNDFSNPTNLDQLKKYYP, from the exons atgacatcaccTTGGCCCTTTTCAACCTGGGGGatcgacattatcggaaaggtCAACCCTTCTAGGTCAGGAGGACATTGTTTCATTTTGgtcgcaatcgactacttcacgaagtgggtagaagccaAGTCTTATAAAGTGCTAAAAGCAAAGCAAGTAGCACAGTTCATTCAAAATGAGATCATTTGTCGATATGGGACACCCCACGAACTCATCAGTGATAACAGGAcccatttccaagctgaaacggAG ATAACCTTTGCCTTGTGGGGATATAGAACATCAATCAGAACAGCCACGGGGGCAACCCTGTACTACCTGGTTTATGGGATGGAGGCAGTTCAGCCCATAGAACTAGAG ggtcaactctatcagaaaaggatagaaAGGGCTTTTAATAAGAAGGTGAAACCTAGAaaaatcaaagaaggagatttagtattGAAATCGGTTCGTGCACTACTGCTAGTAGATCCGAGGGGTAAATTTAAAGCAAATTGGGCAGGCCCGTATTTGGCGAAAAAAATTCTGACAGGAGGAGCGGTTCGGCTGACTgatctagatggaaacgactttTCGAATCCTACAAATCTGGACCAGTTGAAAAAATACTATCCCTAA